In the Solibacillus sp. FSL K6-1523 genome, one interval contains:
- a CDS encoding alanine/glycine:cation symporter family protein → MDWFSSILGEINTVLYSYILIILLVGTGIFVTLKTKFIQFRLLPEMFKLITEAAPTDKSGKKGISSFQAFTISAASRIGTGNIAGVATAIALGGPGAIFWMWMIALIGAASALIESTLAQVYKIKDKDTGAFRGGPAYYMEKGLNKRWMGILFAIAITITYGFIFNAVQANTISIAFEDSFGMNRVVVGLVLAVLTAIIVFGGLKRIVSFTQVVVPVMAILYIVLALIVVVLNISELPGVFVLIIKSAFGLEEAFAGMIGSAIMNGIKRGLFSNEAGMGSAPNAAATASVSHPVKQGLIQALGVFIDTLVVCTATAAIVLLGDAYLQSDATSVNLTQASLVGNLGEWAGIFLAIIVFMFAFSTVIGNYYYGESNIRFIKESKMGLLVFRIVAVFFVMFGSIAKVQIVWDLADLFMGIMALINLIAILLLWKVAKPVIDDYLKQRKQGKDPVFYKKNVPNMGDVECWGDDEDNR, encoded by the coding sequence ATGGATTGGTTTAGCAGTATATTGGGTGAAATAAATACAGTTTTATATTCCTATATATTAATTATTTTATTAGTGGGAACGGGTATATTTGTAACTTTAAAAACAAAGTTTATTCAATTTAGATTACTCCCAGAAATGTTTAAGCTTATTACAGAGGCCGCGCCAACAGATAAATCGGGGAAAAAGGGAATTTCCTCTTTCCAAGCCTTTACAATATCTGCTGCTTCTCGTATCGGAACGGGTAATATAGCGGGCGTTGCGACAGCAATTGCACTTGGTGGTCCTGGTGCGATATTTTGGATGTGGATGATTGCGCTAATTGGTGCGGCATCTGCGTTAATTGAAAGTACATTAGCTCAAGTATATAAAATAAAAGATAAAGATACAGGAGCGTTCCGTGGTGGCCCTGCCTATTACATGGAAAAGGGTTTAAATAAAAGGTGGATGGGTATTCTTTTTGCCATCGCGATTACAATTACTTACGGTTTTATTTTTAATGCGGTACAAGCAAATACAATTTCGATTGCTTTTGAAGATAGCTTTGGTATGAATCGTGTTGTTGTAGGGTTAGTACTAGCTGTCTTAACAGCAATTATTGTCTTTGGTGGATTAAAGAGAATTGTCAGCTTTACGCAAGTGGTGGTTCCAGTTATGGCCATTTTGTACATTGTACTTGCACTTATTGTTGTAGTTTTAAATATTTCTGAACTTCCGGGTGTGTTTGTCCTAATCATTAAATCTGCTTTCGGTTTGGAAGAGGCTTTTGCCGGAATGATAGGGTCAGCTATTATGAATGGGATTAAACGTGGTTTATTCTCCAATGAGGCAGGGATGGGTTCTGCACCGAATGCAGCAGCAACTGCCTCTGTTTCTCACCCAGTAAAACAAGGTTTGATTCAAGCGCTTGGTGTATTTATTGACACATTAGTAGTATGTACGGCAACTGCTGCCATCGTATTACTAGGCGATGCGTATCTTCAATCTGACGCAACTTCTGTCAATTTAACGCAAGCTTCTTTAGTTGGAAATTTAGGTGAGTGGGCAGGAATATTCCTGGCGATTATTGTATTTATGTTTGCTTTCAGTACAGTTATTGGAAATTACTACTATGGCGAATCAAATATTCGATTTATTAAAGAGTCAAAGATGGGCTTATTAGTATTCCGTATAGTTGCCGTATTTTTTGTTATGTTTGGTTCTATTGCAAAAGTACAAATTGTGTGGGATTTAGCGGATTTATTTATGGGTATTATGGCGCTAATCAATTTAATTGCAATTTTATTACTTTGGAAAGTGGCGAAACCTGTTATTGATGACTATTTAAAACAACGTAAGCAAGGTAAAGACCCCGTTTTCTATAAGAAGAACGTACCTAATATGGGGGATGTTGAATGTTGGGGAGACGATGAAGACAATCGCTAA